ataaaatatagaaacattaaaaaatgtttttaatttttatttttttaaagaaaaaaaaagtgggTTTTGAGTTGGTTGGAGCGTAGATGAACCGGAGTCACGGGTCATGTCCCGGTCTAAAGTCACATGTCATATCCAACACGATCCGGAGCAGGCCGTGCTCTCGGACCGAACCGGCCCGGCCCGGTCCGGTCGTGGATTTTAACATTTGTAGCTGTTACATTCGTATCCGTCAATCCGACCCGACGTGGGCTCGCCTTGCCCTCGATTCGTCGAGCACACTGTCTCGCCACCACCCGGCGACGGATATGTCGGCGGCGCGTTTCTCGACCGCATCTGCGCCCATCATGAAGCTTGGTCTTTCTGCGTCATCAGCTTTCCGGAGACTACTCTCAGGCTCTCGTTCTCTCCTCCCCATCCCGCCCTTCCCTCCCCTCGTTCAATTCCAATCCCCACGCAGAGGTCTCTTTCTCCTTCACTTGTGCTTAACTCCGACAGATGTCTTCTCGATTTGGCTAACACATTAGTTGAACGAAACGCAGGGCTGTGCCAAGTTGCGCTCGCCGTGAAGCCGGCGGCGGGGGCGGAATCGGGCCTCAAAGGGATCGGCGACAGGAATGCGGCTGAGGCCGTTAAGAACATTCTCGAAATGGTATCCCTTCACTCTTTTAGCCTTGATGAGAGGTACCCAACTGTTTGCGTTCTCTTAATTTGGAAAAATAGGTTTTTTATGGTGAAAGCTATCCATTTTGCGTTGAGAATTCGCCTTTCGCTAAATTTGTTATAGAATCTATTAAGGTCGGGGTTAACAGATAGTTCAGACCTTCCAAGTTCCAAGAGCAAGTATTTTTTAGTGTTAAATTGTAGGAATTCTGTCCAGAGGCAAGCCCAAGATCAAAGCAAGCTGTGATGGATAGTTGTTGGGCTGAGATGGGAGATTGGCCGAGGTGAATTGTCAAGGTGGGTGTGCCAACCTTGGAGCTTCTCTCTACTGCCACTGTTCACAGAGAAGCTGAAGACCATTTTTCCACCTCCTAGGGCCTGTATATTTATAGGCCTTGGGCATGTGCAAACTATGAAGCTTGCTAGGTTGTTGCTTGTCTTAGGTTTGATGCCATTTTGCGGCATTAATCAGTAATGTGGCCATGCTGAAAAGGCAGTAAGTTCTCTAGCTGCTAGACTTTCTCTCTCGAGACTGTCATTCGTTCCTTGAGGACCTTTGTCAAGTTCTGCTCCATTCTAGTATTGCTTCCAATTTCTCACTATTTTGACTTGTCCTTACTCTTCACCTGATGTCTCACCACCCTCTTTCTGCTTAGCCAACCCCGATTGACATCCCATTAGAGCATGGTACCTTGACTAAGGAATATAGGTGTGAATGAGAGGATGCTCATTTGCTACCCTCCACTAAGCTTGTTGAGCTCAAATGGTCTTATGGCGTGCCCAACGACTTTATTGTTTGGTTTTGCAGAAATTTGACTGAACATTTCGACCTCCTAGTGGGATGAAACTCTGAATGGGATGTTTACCTtgtctactaattaattcctAGTCAAGCTTCATTTTCCATTTTTTGCCTTTGCTACCTACTCCTAAACTCCTTCTTCATCTAACTCTTAAATTCCCCCTTCATCTAACACCTAAATTCCCTTCATTTGTATGAAGGGCAATTCTTTTTGAAATCACGAAGGCATGTGACCATGTTCCTAATTGAATCACGTTGGGTAAGGATTGAACCTATTGAGTGACTTTTTCAAGAGGCCAATCGGGTGTGCTTTGACCAAGTGAGCTACTACATGTCTTCTTGATTTGGGTGGAAGCCTGACTTTGTCACAAAGGGTAGAAGCGAGGATTCATTTTTGTGTCCTACCCTAGGTCACTTGTTCCAACCCTCCGGCCCTATTCACCTTTTGTTAGGACGAAAGAGGCAAGATGAAAGAGGCATTGATTTGCAAATTGCTATCATTGAATCTGAGCTTCTTAGAGATTTGTCTAAGAAGGCTCTAGTGGTATTGTCTTTTGAGGCCCCATAGGTGTGTTTAACCTTTTTATGGTAAAGGTGAGGTAGTTGACATAGTAATTCTTTATTTTACAAGTATCAATTTTTTGGACTTCCTAGGTGGTTTCTTCTTTAGTGAACACGTAGTGACACAGCCTTCAATTCTTAACTTCAAAGTCTCACTTCCCTTGAGGAGCAAGGAAGGTGTGCCTCCAGTGTGCAAATCAAGGCATTTCATGAGCAATGTTAGCCTCTTAGTTGTTAGTGACACCTTAAGGGCCTTAGGTCCTTTTGAATGATTGACTTGCCTGTAGTAGTGGTCCTTGTGAGCCCCTAGGTGCCTGACATCTCTTCCTTGGTCCCTAGCTAGGCAGGCGAAGCTAGTGCTCCTTTGCATGTCGAGACTAAGGTGCTTGAGGTTTAGGCCACAAGATCCAAGTAGTCAAGAGGTTTGAAGAGGCCTGAGTTGTCAAGCCTTGTCATGTGACTTGCCCTCGACTGAAAAAGGGGAAAAACATCATCATGGTGATTCCTGAGGTCTCGTTGTTGGTAGATCTATTCTAAGGACGAGATCCCTTTGCCCCTAGTTTAATTGATGAGCTATGCAGAGTTTGCAAGTAACCCATCTTTTGAGACATGAAAAGTTGGTTTCCCCTCTAACTAAGACAACCCTTAAAGTTTGATGAAACTTAATAGGTAAAAGTTGGATCTCAAAGAGCTCTAGGTTCTCTTGTCAATATTTAATGGAGGCATTTATCCTAGGCTAGGTGTTAAGTTTCACGATATGAGCTTGGAAAAGCTCATTGTTAAGAGTGCAAAGACAAACAGTTCAACGCTCCATCATTAAATCCAAACTTCTTAGGGACTTGTTTGAGGAGGCTCTAGTGGAATTAGTCTTTCAAGGCCCCATAGGTATGTGGTCTGCCCTCCCTTTTTATTGTAAACATGAGGTGGTTGACATGTTAATTCCTTATTTTATAGGTATGGATTCTCTTAGTTCTTAGGTGATGCCTTTTTTTACGAACAGGTTGTTGTACAATCTTCAACACCTATCTTTGAAGCCTCACTCTCCGAGAAGATTGAGGAAGACATGCCCTTGGTGTGCAGATCTAGGCACTGCATGAGCAGTGCCAACCTCTCAATTATCAATGTCACCTCAAGTGCCTTGGGTCCTTTAGCGACTACTAACTTGCTTGTGGTTGCAATTCTTGTGAGTATCACGATCCTCTAGGCCCGACGTCTTTTCATCGTTCCCTATCTAAGCAGACAAAGTTGTCACTCCTTTGCTTGTCGAGACTAAGGTGATCAAGGTTGAGGCCACGAAATCCGTGGAGTCAAGGGGCTTACAAAGGTGATCCCTTTAACTTGTCGTGATAAGTTGAAGGCCAGTATTCGTTTTGATGGCATCTCAGACCTCGCACCACGAAGAAGGCTAAATTTCTTGAGTTCTAGAAGAAGTATGGCTACTTCATTGttcaaatttttatattttacctTTCTTTGATTCATTGTTACGTGTTTTGAACTATTGAGCCCCACATTTGTCAAGTGCTATTTGTCGGCTATGTCATGAGTTGCATGCTTTTAGCATGGGTTCTCGGTGGTGAGTTGCTTATGGGTCTTTGTTGGCTAATTCCATTTTGACTGCTATCCTCAGGGCTTAGCGTTCATGGCTTTGGTTGTCTGGTCAATGTTAGTTGGTCATAGGCATCGTCCTGATTTAGGCCTCTCGCCTAAAAATTCCTTCCTCACCCCTTTTCTTTGCTTGTCTTCGATTCACAATTTGGATATCTTTCAGTTACTCGCTAGTCTTCTGTCCAACTTTAGAGAGCTAATCTTAATTTCTCTCTACTGTTGTTGACACAGAGAAGAAAAAGGTCCTTGCTTTATCTTCTAGGGCCATATTTATAGTCCTTGGCAATGGCAGAGCCAGCCCGGGTCATCTACTCAGGCTGTATAGACCACGAACGCTGACACCGATGTCATCACCCCGTACTACCTCCCTTTCCCTCTCTTTTTTTACTTTTTCCCACCTTAATTCTCCTTCTCACCGCCGTTGGACCCCCGGGCTATAGCCTGGGTAGCTGTTAATTTGGCTCCGCCTGTGGTCCTTGGGATTTGCATTCACACCTTTGGGTGCTACCATGTGTCCATGTTGTGATGTCAATTAGCTTGTTGTTTGTCTTAAGGTTGATGTCACTTTGGGCCAAGATCAGTGATGCGATGTTGAAAAGGTGCCCTTATATTTATGTGGGCAATAGGGCTCAGTGGGCCATATGTCGGGCCCCAATTACTACTTGCATCATGGGGTTACGGTCACCTAGCATTAGAATTGTAATCTCGGTTCTTCTTGGAATCAATACATTTGATGAAATTGATCATTTTGGTGGCTAGGCAAGACGTTCCTTGACAAGAAGAGAGGTTATCCATACAGACTTTCTCACTCCACCCGTTCTAAGGGAGTCTCTTCTTGCACTGGAGAAGCTGGCTGATGTGAAAGCTGTAGCTCAGGGTGGTTATCCTGAGGTAAGCTACTTAAGATGCTCAAACATTCTGAAGAGAATTACTATTTCATCTGAAACTTTGTTTTTGATTCATTTAGGCTGAACGTTGCCGCCTCTCAGTTGGACATCCAGATGTCATGCAAACTGACCCAGATGTTGTCTCTGCCTTGAGGTTTTTTTAACCTATGTTCTCTTGTTGCTTTTATCCTCTATTTTATGTttgctgaaaaaaaaaaattctccagcATCACGGGGAACTTCAATTTTGATGGTTGCTCTCATGGTGACTTTCTTGGTGCAATTCTTGGCACAGGGATTGCTAGAGAGAAAGTTGGAGATATTCTAGTGCAGGTACAATGTCAATGTGTATGACTTCGCTTTTACAATTTTTAGGTGGTTGTATATTTGAAAGTTCGATTAttccaaggaaaaaaaacaaatctaAGAGGTTGATATGCTTTGTTATATTATACAGGGTGAAAAAGGGGCCCAAGTCCTTATTGTTCCAGAACTTACTGAGTTTGTTGTGTCATCCATGGATAAGgtgaaaacttccttttcttgGGTATATCATTCTTAATCGTATCTCCTGTCTATAGCCTATATACATTGAAATctcattttatagttttcatagtTTGTCGTTAAAGATCTTTGGTGAAGTTATTTCAGCGATATTGCCCTTATTAATGAGATTCAAGTTCAAATCTCAAGCTACCATCAAGCTTCTTTTTTTAGTGTCATTCCAAACTGTAGCCAATGAAATTTGGCACTAAACAGCTTTGCTTGTTTAGGTTGGTAATGTGACTGTGACTTGCACACCTATACCGTTGCTTGCTTTGGAGTATGAGCCTTCAAGGTTCGGGATAATTGCGTTGTTTTATCAGTTCTGTTTTTCTCACTGTGGCTTTCGATCTCATCTTTTGGGACCTAATACAACTTGAGAATTTTCATTATCCAACTATAGGACTAAAACATCCAAAACTGTTGAAGcatccttgagagttgatgcaaTTGCTAGTGCTGGATTTAAGATATCTCGAACAAAGCTTGTAGACTTGATCAGGTACAATTTAGAAGACTTTCCATAAGCTGCCAATTTTACGTATGTAGAATCTTTAATTTTATTCTTCTtagcattattattattattttgcacAAGGCTAGTGAGCATATACTACTGAGAAAACGTATGCGTAAGTGAAATCACCACTGAATATGCATGTAAAGAAACCCGAAAACAACACTCTTGTCTTGCTTCTCATGCCCATAACAGACATAACATGCATATACAGCAAACTAAATCAAAGcagaaaaattaagtaaaaaatcTGTACAAAAGTGAAATGGAAGAAATTTCTAAATccatgatttttatagatttccCATTGGATCAATGAGGGCCTTAGGGCCTCAAAGTTCACTTGTTCGACAAACAAGTATTAGAAAAACATAGCAGCATCAAGTCCCATAATTCATGGGCAACTCTGGgatctgaaaatattttttaaaaaaaacactatCAATCAGGACTTACAATTTTCTTAGATGAACAAGATGTTCAGTTAAGGCAGCTCAGATATAGGCAGATGTAGCAGGGAACACAAGGTTTGGTATCGAGCAGAAATCAGAGTCCCCATACATCAGCTTACAATATACTGAAAAACTGCAGCTTCCCGAAAAAAACTTGGCACAAACAACGGACTAGATAATCCAGCAGACCAGCAGTCATTAGCTATTACATATACATACCGTCAGAGAACCCATGTTCAGAAAAGAAACTGGTGATACAACTTCCAGTAGTATCTGAACAGCTTTAGCCATAAACAGCTTCTACCTAACTTAGCGGTTCTGAACAATATAGACTCCAGATTCAGCAAGTTATGTATCGCCAGAAATTAGCGGCTCTACATGGTGCAACTCTAGAAGAATTCCATCTTAAGCTTCACTGCTACTCTAAGAGAAGCAGTATCTTTAGGTTTTCTGAACTTTTTTCAGCTGACTAGATTTACAGAATGGAAAAGTTTGACCTCAGCATCAACTTTTCTGTGAAGGGCAAGGGTTTCACTTGCAAAAGGCCTTCACAAATATTCTCCTAACTGTTTTAGCTAAATGTGGTTTTCATCAGCTGTGAACAAAAGTTTACCCTTCGGACAAACATTTCCAATCTTATCACATGGCCAAATTTTCAACAATGGCCCATATATGTGATAAACAATAATATTACTACAGCTTGAGACCATTCTCCATATTTGCCTTAAGTGGCTACAATCAAAGAAGACATAGTATATATTGATACCTAGTAATAAACAACTGGGATTTTGTGTTTGCTATTGCCCCCCACTTTCCCAACCTATCAACTGTAGGTACTCTGTTCAAAAACATTAACCAAGATATAAAGGAGAACCTTGGTAAGCTCCTTTAGATTTGCATTCTAATTAGTATCCTGAATAGTAGTGACTTTTATTTTTGATGAACTTATATGCAGATTTGAGGTGAAATTTGCCATTTCTGGAGAAATTCCATATAATCTCATGAGGGTTATCTTTTCCAAGAGTGGCAAGTGAACATATGCTATTCCAAGATTAAAATGGGAGTAGTTGCATTTGATCTCTAATTCAAGTCACCCTCACTTAAACAACTTTAGCTCACTCATCTTAGAAATACACAATAGAGGCATTGCCCATTAACAGGCTTATGTTGTCCGTTTcctattaaaaatttaatttattttccatGATACATAATCAAGTGACTGCATAAATCTCAACCGCCAAGGGCGATTAAGAAGCTTCTTTAAATTTCAAATAATGTTATTCCTTTGGAATCTTATAGAAAGGAATGCCTATTGTGTATCTTAGGAAGTTGGCCTTATATAAAATCTACCTTTGGCCTACACCATTTTCCTTCTTGGATGAACACATAGATCCCCTTGGGACATTATGCAGATGCTCTTCACACTATAAGAACCTAGTAATTATTATCTCAAGACTTTTAATACGCTTAAGGAGTAGCCTTACGATAAGAGAATTGTCCTTTTGCATTGAGTTACCTCTGCCCTTCCTgtataaaataaaacttttgattTCTAGCTAAACAAAGTCCACCAGTCTAGAGCaatctctaaaatagatcttTAGAGAAGATATTGGATTCCCCAAGTATTTAAATGTTGCCCCCCTTCTTATATCCCTACTAATCGTGAGATATGGATCTTATCTCTGTTGCACAACCACTGAAATATAGTGCTGATTTTGCATAATTTGGTTAAAGGCCAAAAACCATAGAAAACATCTTTAAAACATTAATAATAGTTTATAAAATAACAAACCCCCCAAAGGCAACCTCCTTAGGTATAAGTTTTCTTCATTGGTGCCCCACACTTTGTGTTGACCAAAGGGTGCATCCTGTCTCATCTCCCCCTTTTTCTCTTCACCAAATAATCTTGTTAaacaattttcattttcttcACCTACATCAAACAATTTAAGAAATCATTTGATGGACCtaataaactttaaagaaaaaaaatcagcATGATATGTATTTCTGAGAGTATGAGGAGCTCACATTCTAAAGTGTCTTGGTCCATCAAGCTGTTTTGATCAAAATGGCTGCATAGACAAAAACAATTttaaatcacaaatagaactAGATACGCATTCATAATACTGCATGTGTTTATAATATGATAAACCCAACTTTTTGTTTCTTGAATCAGCAATGGGGATGTGCGAGTTAACTGGGCACCGGTGACAAAAAATGGAGCCACACTAAAAACAGGAGATGTAGTTTCTGTTAGTGGGAAAGGAAGGTTAAAGGTAAGTGAATGTTTTCCATTTTCCCTTCTGTATATGAGCTTTGTCTTTAGActttaattaactttttttttcatcCATTTGCTGAATCATTCATTGTTTCATGTATTGTTGTTAATCTTTGTTGTTCCAAAGAAAAAATAGTTTCGTTGCTTAAATTAGCTTGAAAGGTTATAGTTTGCTATTTTCTATAATTTCTTGGTTACTCTTTTGATGTCCATTGTTTGAACTTAAAACTTAAAGCCATTTTGGTGGGCTTATTTAATGAATGAATCAGAGTGAGAGGTTGGTTCATGAAAACATTTAGAATAAGTTGGACGGTTAACTAGTTTTCGTAAAACCTTCACTAGTTCTTCCTGTGATTCCAATCTGTTGAAGGACACTGAAAAAGAATTGGGACGATAAGTTCTTGTAATTCAGGATTCTATCTATGATCCCATTTTAACTCCAGAGCTGCAAGTTATTGCCCGACAGGAAGTTTTCGAGTTCCATTCCATCTCTTTACAAGTAACTTGTCGCAGATTGGGGAGATAACAGAAACAAGGAAAGGAAAATACGCAGTCGAGTTGATCCGCTACCTGTAGGCCGCCATTGCTGATGGGCATGGCTTTCCTCGCTCAGAAGTTCTACTGCTGGTTCGAGATATCTCACTACACCGGCACCGAAACCAGCAGCATTCATCAAGAAAATGCTCACATTCTTGAAGATCTTACTATTTTGATCATTTTTCCCCCTCGTCTGCTTAATGCTTGCTGTTTGTAGATTCTTGTGGGCAGTTATCGACAGTTAAATGAGGGTTAGTCATGAATCTTTAGCCTCCGAGGAAAGAACTGTTCATTGTTCTTATTGGCTTGCTAAATTCAGTATTTCATATGTTTTATTTGTTAAactaaagaaattatttttacttcCCGTCCTATTTAAACAAAAGAAGGGGAGCCTTATTGTCGTCCTACGTTCAAGCCATGGGTTTGAATCTTAAAAATAGATTGGGTATAATAGATCTTTTTTTGGAACTCCCACATTGACGAGAGTTATGTGCATGGCACAATCTTTTATACAATTTGAAACACTTGTTCATATGAACCATGCTTACCATAACAACCGAACTAGGGGTGTTCTGGTTATGATGTTGTATCCTTTGATTGAGGCGTCAGGTTCGAGCACCTCCTGCGCAGGTTCTTATCAATTAAGTGGTACTGTTCATCCAAAAATTCCTTTGGGGGTTTCTGATAAGCGATCGTTTCGACGGTAGTGTCAGTcattataaaaagtttatccatatagtttttttttcccttcggggcggtgcgatgattaaggcatggggtgttgtcacatgaggtcttagAGTCCAAATCGAGCATAATCTCTctcatgtcttggtcatttgcatTAATGGTtaatagtcacccgtgatttatctccttcatGTTAACCTAGGGACGGATTGACGAGGGCGCTGGGATGAACGAATCGTCTTTTGTCACATGCTTATCATCTAATGATTCCTTAGAAGGAATATAAACAAATCAAGTAAGGAAGTTATGTAAAGGAATCGAGTTCACCTCAAGTTTAAACCAatctaaaattcataaaaaaaaaatcaaaatcaaattgattattttattaaataaatttaaataacattTTGCTTGAATATCTTATTAAACAAATTTGAATAATAAGATTGAACTGTAATTTTgcatggattttggtcaaaattaaTGAGGATTTGGATTGTGGAGAGATTAAGCAAGAACATAGCGACCGGAGAAAAGGAGCTCCAATTTGACACATGTAACACACAACTCTCCGGCCGCCGGAATATTCCAGCATCTCCATCTCCGTCGGGCACAGGCATCACAACTGAAAATCAAATCTATAATTCTCTGCCAAAACATCAAGGTGAAGAACTGGCGGACGGCGTCGTCGGAGACGTGACGGGGAACAGCGACAGAAGCCTCGGTGGTTCCACCGCGCTCCTCGGCGGCGGGTGCAGGTAGAATCCCTTCTCCGCGATGGCTCGCTCCTCCTCGGCAACCGCCGCCGCCGCGGCGCGGGCAAAGGGGTCCGGTACCAGCGGCGTGATCGGGCTCGCCAGCGCCAGCGAGGGGAAGTCCAGCACGCTCGGCGACAGGGTCGCCGGCATCGAGGGCGCCGGCGGTCGGATCGCCTTGAAGGTCTTGATGCCGCCGCGGCGCTCGTAGAGCTTGAAAGTTTGCTTCTTGGGACCCGGCGGTGCCGCCATGCCGTGGCCGGTGAGCTTCTGGACGACCCGCTTGAAGGAATCGGCGTCGGCCTGGACGAAGGTGGTCGGGCAGCCGCCGTCGTCCATGAATCTCGGCCTAACTCCTCCACTACTCACTCCGACGCAGCAGCTGCTGGCGGCGAAGCGAGGAGAACCGCGACCACTCGATTCCATGAACCTCGCTCTGTTTTCTTCGcccccttcttcttctctcctccgttttcctctcttctccaataattctgaaaataaataaagaaagactCTGAGAGATCACGTTGACTTTGTTCCTAAAAACATTGCAAATTGTTTTAGAACATTTAAAATTAATCATACAGTTCGCAGTTCGCAGTTCGCTTCGCTTATGTCAACGCTAGCAGATTGATAAATGCCACCATAATTGCTTTGACTTGGTGCTTGGAATTTTATCAGAAATGTTTTTTTTCCCATGATATTGTCAACTTTTGCTTTGTAGTTTGTTCTTCTTTGGGATCCATTGTTTGACTGCTAGATTATGATGAGATAATAATATATCTGAATATTTAATGATTTGAGATTCATGCACGAGAGCCTGAACAAAATTTGGAAGTTTAAGAGATTGGAACAtcaatctgtttttttttttggtttgacTAATATGGAAGTAGACGATCTTATTTGATTAGTCTAGTAAATGAATTTAAAGCACACTGTATGCAAATTCAAAAATCAGCGTTTGGACGGATCTAAGAAAGGAGATAGATTGAATTTGGGCGTGGAAGGGATGGACTATGTAATGCTCCTAGGACGTAGTACAGACATTGAGCGCATGATATATCTAACGTAATAGATAGTGGTCGATTTTTAGGAACTGACGACCTAAAATTTACCTCACCATATGACGTCTATGTACCTGTATATATTTCTCTCCATATCCGTAGGACCGATACTAAGAGAACCGTTAATGTAAGGATGGACTATGTAATTATATGAGTACTCGTTAACAAAATTGAATCCTAATTATCATTTTATCTTCTATCAATACGATGAGAAAATATTTTAATTGGAATAAAATCATCTTATAATAGCTATGACTTTATCTATAATAATTTGCAAATAAGAGCAAAGGGCCTCCTATTTTCCAAGAATATCTCTTATTTTCAATGTTGTTGTAGTAATACTAGTCACTAGACACTACAAAGTGTCACAACTAACATAATATTATTGTATTATTCTAATAGCTACTTAGCaactttacaattttttttaaagtaatttaaataaaattgaaataattttaattaaattagtaactaatattttaatataataatatttagaattttggatttagaattcaatattttagaatttaaaatttaattacaattattTTAACATCCACCACCTTATAAACCtatcattttatcaaaaaatatgaGATCTCACATACTTATTATAACAATATATCTTTTTCACCTACATTCTTTTTAGTATTAACATTCAATATTTATAGGTCACACAATTcactcaatttttttaaaattatattatattaaataaatatattttaaaatattaaaattatttttatttttttaataataatcttatttttaaaaaaataattttactatttttaaaagatgttgagatTTCAAGTCGCTCTTTATTATTTTATAGTAGTTGTTAATATACATGTTCTCCTTGTGGTGATTTGTGACTAAAGCAAGTTATAGTTAAATCTTCGGTAATTTATCAAATGGCGCACGTGAAaatctaaatttaccaaaagacgtacactactttgatatttaccaaagaACATACTTTTTTAGAtgtatttcctattttaccctcctaataatttgacattttctactgtttttcttttcttcactatatttctctctcttctctgtcGGCAGAAGATAGGAATAATATTAGTCAATTTTCAAtcacattttaatatatttgaagaagtaaaaaaaaataatggacaccatatttggactccttgcaattttagaaatccacagaaactgaaatgggtgcaatcggaactttctaggtcgatcagtgggtttcgatcaaaacccactgatggacctagagagctccgattgcactcattccagtttctatggatttctaaaattgcaaggagttcaaatatgatatacattatttattttggatttttatagatgttaacaagtaaaatcaaagaatcgacataaaagcccacattgggcctgatatgaaatcatatcagggccaacgtgggtctgatatcattccatatcaggcccaacgtgggtctgatatcattccatatcaggtccacgttgggcctgatttgagtccatatcaggtccaatgtgggcttttttgccgattctttaattttgtttgttaacatctataaaaagtcaaaataaataatgtacaccatatttaaactccttgtaattttaaaaatccatagaaattaaAATAGGTGCAATcaaagctctctaggtccataagtgggttttgaccgaaactcactgatcgacttagaaagctccgattgcactcatttcagttcctgtggatttctaaaattacaaggagtccaaatatggtgtccattattatttttggcattcctagtggtggaccagaggttttgaaaaatcctaaaactctctttttttcccttttttttgt
This genomic stretch from Zingiber officinale cultivar Zhangliang chromosome 7A, Zo_v1.1, whole genome shotgun sequence harbors:
- the LOC122000550 gene encoding VQ motif-containing protein 4-like — encoded protein: MESSGRGSPRFAASSCCVGVSSGGVRPRFMDDGGCPTTFVQADADSFKRVVQKLTGHGMAAPPGPKKQTFKLYERRGGIKTFKAIRPPAPSMPATLSPSVLDFPSLALASPITPLVPDPFARAAAAAVAEEERAIAEKGFYLHPPPRSAVEPPRLLSLFPVTSPTTPSASSSP
- the LOC122002798 gene encoding putative RNA-binding protein YlmH; the encoded protein is MSAARFSTASAPIMKLGLSASSAFRRLLSGSRSLLPIPPFPPLVQFQSPRRGLCQVALAVKPAAGAESGLKGIGDRNAAEAVKNILEMARRSLTRREVIHTDFLTPPVLRESLLALEKLADVKAVAQGGYPEAERCRLSVGHPDVMQTDPDVVSALSITGNFNFDGCSHGDFLGAILGTGIAREKVGDILVQGEKGAQVLIVPELTEFVVSSMDKVGNVTVTCTPIPLLALEYEPSRTKTSKTVEASLRVDAIASAGFKISRTKLVDLISNGDVRVNWAPVTKNGATLKTGDVVSVSGKGRLKIGEITETRKGKYAVELIRYL